The region ACCCTGTTTGCCACCGGAGAGCGCCACACCCTGAGCGTTGGTATCGCAACCCTGGGCCCCGATGATACCTCGCAAACCTTGTTCCGCCGGGCCGACCAAGCGCTTTATGCCGCCAAGACCGGCGGGCGCGATCGCGTTGGACCGCTTCTCCCGTCCTGACCCCTTCGCCCCATCTTGGCCGGATCCCTTCTTTGGCGGGGATTACGGTATTCAGATCCAAGGGGTGGCATTTTTAGGCCGGGTATCATATCCTTTAGGGTATCACATCCCCACAGGGGAACCGTGAAAACTATCGACGTGGGGGGAACCGGTCAGCCGGCGTGCCATGGGCCTCGGGGAGACGAGCATGAACCAGGAGACGACGATGGTTTCGTCCTTTATCGGCACCTCCACCGTTCTCGTCGTTGACGATGCGCCGCAAAACTTGACGGTGCTAGGCGAGCTTCTCAATCCCTATTACCGAGTCCGGGTCGCCAATTCCGGGGAGCGGGCCCTGAAGGTTGCCCTCTCCGAGCCCCGGCCAGATCTGATCTTGCTCGATGTGATGATGCCGGACATGGATGGATTGACCGTCCTTGGGCACCTGCGCGACGATCCCCGCACCCGTCATGTCCCCGTCATCTTCATCACCGCCGTGGATGGCGTGGATAACGAGGAACGCGGCCTTGCCTTGGGCGCCGTGGATTACATCACCAAGCCCATCAATCCCTCCATCGTCCTGGCCCGGGTCCGCACCCACCTGGAACTCAAGCACGCCCGCGATCGTCTGGCCGACCGCAACGAAAGCCTGGAGCACGAGGTCTCGCGGCGCATGCGCGAAAACCTCCTGATCCAGGATCTGGGCGTGCGGGCCTTGGCGTGCCTTGCCGAAGCCCGCGACAACGAAACCGGCCACCATATTGTACGCACCCAGTCGTATGTAGAAACCCTGGCTAACACCCTAAGAGACACCGAGGGATTTCGAGACGCCCTGGCTGGCTCCCGCCTGGGCATGGTGGTCAAGGCGGCCCCCCTGCACGATATCGGCAAGGTCGGCATTCCCGACGCCATCTTGCTCAAGCCCGGACGCCTGACGCCCGAAGAATTCGAGGTGATGAAGACCCACCCCCTGATTGGCGCCGAGGCCATTGCCCGGGCCATGGAACAAGCGCTCGCCGGGGCTGGCCCCCAGTCGGAAGACCCCCGTTTTGGCGCCTTTGCTTTCCTGCGCGTGGCTCAGGAAATCGCGCTGTGCCATCACGAGCGCTGGGACGGGACGGGCTATCCCCAGGGCTTGGTGGGGGAAGCCATCCCCGTCTCGGCCCGCTTGATGGCACTGGCCGACGTTTTTGATGCGCTGGTCTGCCGCCGGGTCTACAAGCCGCCGCTCCCCCTCACCGAGGCGACCCGTATTTTGGTGGAAGGACGCGGCACGCATTTTGATCCTCGCGTGGTCGATGTGTTCCTGGCCCAGCCCGAGACCTTCCACGCCATCGCCCAGCGCTTTGCCGATCCCGACAACGAGCCCCCCGTGCGAGGAGAAGAGAAAGGCGGGGCCGGAGCATGAAGGGACGGCGCTTTTACGCCCTGATCCTTTTCCTGCCCGTTGTTGTTATCGCCTTGATTCAGAGCTGCGTTGCGACCTTGTCCCTGACCAGTCTGTGGCAAGGACATGTCCGGGATGTCGCGTCGCAACGAAACAGCACCACAGCGGACAGCGAGGCCCCTCGGTTTTTGCTTCACCTCTCTTCGGTGCAGCGGGAGCTGACCTTGCTTTTGGAACGGGCCGCCGCCCGACGCATCGACCGCGAGGAA is a window of Pararhodospirillum photometricum DSM 122 DNA encoding:
- a CDS encoding response regulator; this encodes MVSSFIGTSTVLVVDDAPQNLTVLGELLNPYYRVRVANSGERALKVALSEPRPDLILLDVMMPDMDGLTVLGHLRDDPRTRHVPVIFITAVDGVDNEERGLALGAVDYITKPINPSIVLARVRTHLELKHARDRLADRNESLEHEVSRRMRENLLIQDLGVRALACLAEARDNETGHHIVRTQSYVETLANTLRDTEGFRDALAGSRLGMVVKAAPLHDIGKVGIPDAILLKPGRLTPEEFEVMKTHPLIGAEAIARAMEQALAGAGPQSEDPRFGAFAFLRVAQEIALCHHERWDGTGYPQGLVGEAIPVSARLMALADVFDALVCRRVYKPPLPLTEATRILVEGRGTHFDPRVVDVFLAQPETFHAIAQRFADPDNEPPVRGEEKGGAGA